A section of the Macadamia integrifolia cultivar HAES 741 chromosome 9, SCU_Mint_v3, whole genome shotgun sequence genome encodes:
- the LOC122090080 gene encoding uncharacterized protein LOC122090080, whose product MSCLSLGNNLTPPKKAWKGFTSKLQMKLHKLIRSKAIKKTTSRLNTTLAALLNRSPSFPSHLLQRETKRRVIAKSSASTFRPRKQNKHLSYKQKFSPVYIDDLFTTEPISIQVPTTVAATRKVIEKSPESSSATAYVPPIDYSRKAVVEVPQLEGVDKRAEEFIKKFKAEMRLQRQRSFGEYQEMLERGS is encoded by the coding sequence ATGTCTTGCTTGAGTCTGGGCAATAACCTTACACCTCCTAAGAAGGCATGGAAGGGCTTCACTTCCAAACTCCAAATGAAGCTTCACAAGCTCATACGATCCAAAGCCATCAAGAAGACCACAAGTCGTCTCAACACCACTCTAGCTGCCCTTCTCAATCGCTCGCCCTCCTTCCCGTCTCACCTTCTTCAACGTGAGACTAAGAGACGAGTGATTGCTAAATCATCAGCCTCTACATTTCGTCCTCGTAAACAAAATAAACATCTTAGCTATAAGCAGAAATTCTCACCAGTCTATATAGATGACCTGTTTACAACTGAACCCATATCAATTCAAGTACCAACAACAGTAGCAGCCACACGTAAGGTCATAGAGAAGTCCCCAGAGTCCTCAAGTGCTACTGCATATGTTCCTCCCATAGATTACTCAAGGAAGGCTGTAGTGGAGGTGCCACAGCTAGAGGGAGTGGATAAGAGAGCAGAGGAATTCATTAAAAAGTTCAAGGCGGAGATGAGGCTTCAGAGGCAGAGATCCTTTGGGGAATACCAGGAGATGCTGGAACGGGGTTCCTAG
- the LOC122088780 gene encoding abscisic acid receptor PYL4-like, with protein MPATPPKSALQVHRINNANMASHCHKQPQTPTIPTATTTNATLHRRIKTCCPASAPETVTNHHTHPVGPNQCSSIVVQYIATSVSIVWSVVCRFDNPQAYKHFLKSCHIIKGNEDVGTLREVHVVSGLPATTNTKRLEILDNERHIISFKVVGSDHRLANYRSVMTLHPSSNGSGTMIVESYVVDVPSGNTKEDTCMFVDTIMRCNLQSLAQIAENLINSNRSSS; from the exons ATGCCCGCAACGCCTCCCAAATCAGCCCTCCAAGTCCACAGAATCAATAACGCCAACATGGCCTCTCACTGCCACAAgcaaccccaaaccccaaccaTCCCCACTGCCACAACCACCAACGCCACCCTCCACCGCCGTATCAAAACTTGTTGTCCAGCCTCCGCACCAGAAACCGTCACAAATCATCACACCCATCCAGTGGGGCCCAATCAGTGTTCCTCTATCGTTGTTCAATACATCGCCACCTCGGTATCCATCGTATGGTCAGTGGTCTGCCGTTTCGATAACCCACAAGCCTACAAACACTTCCTGAAAAGTTGCCACATCATCAAAGGGAACGAAGACGTGGGAACCCTAAGAGAAGTCCACGTGGTATCTGGGCTTCCCGCCACCACCAACACCAAACGGCTTGAGATCCTCGACAATGAACGTCACATCATCAGTTTCAAAGTCGTGGGTAGTGATCATCGGTTAGCAAATTACAGATCTGTGATGACTTTACACCCTTCATCGAACGGCTCAGGTACAATGATTGTGGAATCGTATGTTGTGGATGTACCCTCGGGGAACACGAAAGAAGA tacttgtATGTTTGTGGATACAATCATGCGTTGCAACTTACAATCGCTAGCTCAGATCGCCGAGAACTTGATCAATAGCAATCGATCATCTTCATAG